The Solibacillus sp. FSL W7-1464 genome contains a region encoding:
- a CDS encoding DHA2 family efflux MFS transporter permease subunit, translated as MEQTQDVKTFKKPPYLMIAVLFVGAFVAFLNNTLLNVALPSIMAAFDIEDYSTVQWLATGYMLVSGVLVPASAYLITKFRTRPLFIISMSIFVIGTALASFAPTFGFLLAGRMIQAAGAATMAPVLMNVMLISFPVEKRGQAMGMFGLVMVLAPAIGPTLSGWIVEHYDWSVLFKMILPIAVLSLLLAIWKLEDVLPNRDAKIDILSIGLSTIGFGGLLYGFSTASSAGWSAIEVWGTITVGAIGLAWFIIRQFRLEQPLLDLRIYTYPSYALASVVSMVLSVAMFSGMILTPAYVQNVRGIEPFEAGLMMLPGAIVMGIMSPITGKLFDRFGPRILAVIGLTITTLATIGLGYLEVDSTYLFIISIYTIRMLGISMVMMPIMTNGLNALPNRLNPHGTAMNNTAQQVAGAIGTAVLVTIFNSHTKTRAAEIAADMQANASSAVQPTAEQIAQAQAQLMQQAMLDGITYSFFVAAAITVVALVLALFIKRVDVTKREDYTGPAPEKK; from the coding sequence ATGGAACAGACACAAGATGTAAAAACATTTAAAAAGCCCCCGTATTTAATGATCGCCGTATTATTCGTCGGGGCGTTTGTAGCATTTTTAAATAACACATTATTAAACGTAGCATTACCATCTATTATGGCTGCCTTTGATATTGAAGATTATTCGACAGTACAATGGTTAGCGACAGGCTATATGCTAGTGAGCGGGGTATTGGTTCCGGCTTCTGCATATTTAATTACAAAGTTCAGAACACGACCTTTATTCATTATATCGATGTCGATTTTCGTTATCGGTACAGCATTGGCTTCATTTGCGCCTACCTTTGGATTTTTACTGGCAGGCCGTATGATTCAGGCAGCTGGTGCAGCTACAATGGCACCGGTTTTAATGAACGTTATGCTAATTAGCTTCCCGGTTGAAAAACGCGGACAGGCAATGGGGATGTTCGGTTTAGTAATGGTATTGGCACCAGCAATCGGGCCGACTTTATCTGGATGGATTGTTGAACATTATGACTGGAGCGTACTGTTCAAAATGATTCTTCCAATTGCCGTTTTATCACTATTATTGGCAATTTGGAAACTGGAAGATGTTCTTCCAAATCGTGACGCTAAAATCGATATACTTTCAATTGGATTGTCTACAATTGGTTTTGGCGGATTATTATACGGCTTCAGTACAGCTAGTTCAGCTGGCTGGTCAGCAATTGAAGTATGGGGAACAATTACTGTAGGGGCAATTGGCTTAGCATGGTTTATCATTCGCCAGTTCCGTTTAGAGCAGCCGCTACTGGATTTACGTATTTACACATATCCTTCATACGCTTTAGCATCTGTCGTATCAATGGTATTATCTGTAGCGATGTTCTCGGGGATGATTTTAACACCTGCCTATGTGCAGAATGTTCGTGGAATCGAACCGTTTGAAGCAGGTTTAATGATGTTACCGGGTGCGATAGTAATGGGGATTATGTCGCCGATTACAGGGAAATTATTCGACCGTTTTGGCCCGCGTATTTTAGCGGTTATCGGATTAACGATTACAACATTAGCAACGATCGGATTAGGTTATTTGGAAGTTGATTCAACTTACTTATTTATTATTTCGATTTACACAATTCGTATGTTAGGTATTTCAATGGTTATGATGCCAATTATGACGAACGGTTTAAATGCATTACCGAACCGTTTAAATCCGCATGGTACAGCGATGAACAATACAGCTCAGCAAGTAGCAGGGGCAATTGGTACAGCTGTTTTAGTAACAATCTTCAACTCACATACTAAAACACGTGCAGCTGAAATTGCTGCGGATATGCAAGCGAACGCTTCATCTGCAGTACAGCCGACTGCTGAGCAAATTGCACAGGCCCAAGCACAATTAATGCAACAGGCAATGCTGGACGGAATTACGTACAGTTTCTTCGTAGCAGCAGCAATTACAGTGGTAGCGTTAGTGTTAGCTTTATTTATTAAACGTGTTGATGTGACGAAACGTGAGGACTATACGGGACCAGCTCCTGAAAAAAAATAA
- a CDS encoding glycine betaine ABC transporter substrate-binding protein has product MKKLKWMPAATAMSAALLLAACGDDTTEKKETSSSEDLGSIELAYVEWDSEVASTYVVAEVLESVGYKVDITPLDNAIMWEAVSKGEADAMVSGWLPATHASQYEKYGADVEDLGPNLQGAKIGLVVPSYMEATSIADLSTEAASTITGIEAGAGVVAAAEKALETYPNLESWSLQPSSSGAMTVALEQAIKNEEDIVVTGWSPHWKFANFDLKYLEDPEGVFGGEESIHTFVRQNLEKESPDAFKILDAFEWTTEDIEEVMLNIYSGTKPEEAAQQWVEANQDVVDKWTEGIEK; this is encoded by the coding sequence ATGAAAAAATTAAAATGGATGCCTGCAGCAACAGCAATGAGCGCAGCACTATTATTAGCTGCGTGTGGAGATGATACAACAGAGAAAAAAGAAACGTCATCATCAGAAGATTTAGGTTCAATTGAATTAGCCTATGTAGAATGGGACTCAGAAGTTGCATCTACGTATGTAGTGGCAGAAGTACTGGAAAGTGTCGGCTATAAAGTTGATATTACACCATTGGACAATGCCATCATGTGGGAAGCTGTATCAAAAGGTGAAGCAGATGCGATGGTATCTGGCTGGTTGCCTGCCACACACGCGTCACAGTATGAAAAATACGGTGCAGATGTAGAAGATTTAGGACCAAACTTACAAGGGGCAAAAATCGGGTTAGTTGTACCAAGCTATATGGAAGCAACATCAATTGCTGATTTATCGACAGAAGCAGCTTCGACTATTACAGGCATTGAAGCCGGTGCGGGTGTAGTTGCAGCGGCTGAAAAAGCACTTGAAACTTATCCAAACCTGGAATCTTGGTCGTTACAGCCATCTTCATCTGGTGCGATGACAGTAGCTTTAGAACAGGCGATTAAAAACGAAGAAGACATCGTTGTAACAGGCTGGAGCCCACACTGGAAATTCGCCAACTTCGATTTGAAGTATTTAGAAGATCCTGAAGGAGTGTTCGGCGGAGAAGAAAGTATTCATACATTTGTCCGTCAAAACTTGGAAAAAGAATCACCTGATGCATTCAAGATTTTAGATGCATTTGAATGGACAACAGAAGATATCGAAGAAGTTATGCTGAACATCTACTCAGGAACAAAACCTGAAGAAGCTGCACAACAATGGGTTGAAGCAAACCAAGACGTTGTGGACAAGTGGACAGAAGGTATTGAGAAATAA
- a CDS encoding quaternary amine ABC transporter ATP-binding protein produces the protein MGKIKIDRVTKVFGKNTSQALKLVKQEKSKEQILKETNATVGVYEASLTIEEGEIFVIMGLSGSGKSTLIRLLNRLIQPTSGDIYIDDQNITKLNKKSLQLVRREKMSMVFQNFALFPQRTILQNAEYGLEVRGVPKEERRLKAEKALQNAGLLSYKDQYPDQLSGGMQQRVGLARALANDTEIILMDEAFSALDPLIRKEMQDELLELQANLQKTIVFITHDLNEALRIGDRIAIMKDGKIIQVGTGEEILTNPANEYVRSFLEDVDRSKVLTAENAMIRPMTIQIDHEGPKVALQRMREDKVSVLLAVDKARKYLGYITANDALELAQSGEKSLQTILRNDMPIVEPSTVIQDILSVISDSPTPVAVVEDGKLRGVLIRGVVLESLASEKNGGVDNE, from the coding sequence ATGGGGAAAATTAAAATAGACCGAGTCACTAAAGTATTTGGAAAAAATACATCACAGGCATTAAAGCTCGTGAAGCAAGAGAAATCCAAAGAACAGATTTTAAAAGAGACAAATGCTACTGTAGGTGTATATGAAGCTAGTTTGACAATTGAAGAAGGTGAGATTTTCGTAATTATGGGGCTTTCAGGAAGTGGGAAGTCTACATTAATACGTTTACTCAATCGTCTCATTCAACCGACGAGTGGTGATATTTATATAGATGATCAAAATATTACAAAGCTCAATAAAAAGAGCCTGCAGCTTGTTCGCAGGGAAAAAATGAGCATGGTGTTTCAAAACTTCGCATTATTCCCGCAACGTACCATTTTACAAAATGCAGAGTATGGCCTGGAAGTCAGAGGCGTTCCTAAAGAGGAAAGACGATTAAAAGCAGAAAAGGCTTTACAGAATGCAGGGTTGCTCTCCTATAAAGACCAGTATCCAGATCAATTATCAGGTGGTATGCAGCAGCGTGTAGGACTTGCACGGGCGTTGGCAAATGATACAGAAATCATATTAATGGATGAAGCTTTTTCTGCTCTTGATCCGCTCATTCGTAAAGAAATGCAAGATGAGCTGTTGGAGTTACAAGCTAATTTACAAAAAACAATTGTCTTTATCACACATGATTTAAATGAAGCACTTCGTATTGGAGACCGTATTGCCATTATGAAGGATGGAAAGATCATACAAGTAGGGACAGGGGAAGAAATTTTGACTAACCCTGCAAATGAGTATGTCCGCTCATTCCTTGAAGATGTAGACCGTTCGAAAGTATTGACGGCGGAAAATGCGATGATTCGTCCGATGACAATTCAAATTGATCATGAAGGACCGAAAGTTGCGTTGCAGCGAATGAGAGAAGATAAAGTAAGTGTTCTGCTCGCAGTAGATAAAGCCCGAAAATATTTAGGCTATATTACTGCAAATGATGCACTGGAGCTTGCACAATCCGGTGAAAAGTCACTGCAAACAATTTTACGCAATGATATGCCGATTGTTGAGCCATCCACAGTAATACAGGACATTTTATCGGTTATTTCCGATTCTCCGACACCGGTTGCAGTAGTCGAAGACGGAAAACTGCGCGGAGTACTAATCCGTGGAGTTGTTTTAGAGTCGTTAGCCTCTGAAAAAAACGGAGGTGTAGACAATGAGTAA
- a CDS encoding DEAD/DEAH box helicase has translation MTTNFNDYPLSPELQRALKDLDYSTPTEVQQKVLPHALKEQDLIVKAQTGSGKTAAFAIPICENIDWIENKPQALVLTPTRELAVQVKEEFTNIGRYKRIKAAALYGKQPFRYQQDELKQKTHIAVGTPGRVLDHIEKGTLKLDKIRYVVLDEADEMLNMGFIEQVEAILTHVEHREVTMLFSATVPETIKKLASNYLNNPIDIEVHSEEAAPKIEHAVIEVQDEGKTAAVEKIAVVENPDTCIIFCRTKDRVDALHDYLYDREYSVDKLHGGMDQSTRLLVMNDYKRGDFRYLVATDVAARGIDIENISLVINYDLPMEKEAYVHRTGRTGRAGKEGKAVTFVTPFEHDFLAGIEELIGFEIPKVDLPTHEEVEAKAEAFDKKMQSRPQKKKQKNAKVDANITKLYFNGGKKKKLRAIDFVGTIAKIPGMTAADIGIITILDTSTFVEILNGKGNLVLKAMKTTPIKGKQLKVHISTSNN, from the coding sequence ATGACAACTAATTTTAACGACTATCCATTATCACCAGAATTACAGCGTGCGCTTAAAGATTTGGATTACAGCACACCGACTGAAGTTCAGCAAAAAGTGTTGCCCCATGCATTAAAGGAACAAGATCTAATTGTAAAAGCACAAACAGGAAGCGGGAAAACGGCTGCCTTTGCGATTCCAATTTGCGAAAATATTGATTGGATTGAAAACAAGCCACAAGCACTAGTATTAACACCAACACGTGAATTGGCTGTCCAAGTAAAAGAAGAGTTTACCAATATCGGACGTTACAAACGCATTAAAGCTGCCGCACTATATGGAAAACAGCCGTTCCGTTATCAGCAGGACGAATTAAAGCAAAAAACACATATTGCAGTTGGTACTCCTGGACGCGTACTGGACCATATCGAAAAGGGAACATTGAAGCTTGATAAAATACGCTATGTTGTTCTTGATGAAGCAGATGAAATGCTTAACATGGGTTTTATCGAGCAAGTTGAAGCGATACTGACTCATGTAGAGCATCGTGAAGTAACGATGCTGTTTTCAGCGACAGTACCGGAAACGATAAAAAAATTGGCTTCCAATTATTTAAATAATCCTATTGATATTGAAGTCCATTCAGAAGAGGCTGCGCCAAAAATTGAGCATGCGGTTATTGAAGTACAGGACGAGGGAAAAACAGCTGCTGTTGAAAAAATTGCGGTTGTGGAAAATCCGGATACGTGCATTATTTTCTGTCGTACGAAAGATCGTGTCGATGCACTGCACGATTATTTATATGATCGCGAATACAGTGTCGATAAGCTGCATGGCGGTATGGACCAGTCAACTCGTCTACTTGTCATGAATGATTATAAACGCGGAGACTTCCGTTATCTAGTGGCAACAGATGTGGCGGCGCGCGGTATTGATATCGAGAATATTTCATTGGTGATTAACTATGATTTACCGATGGAAAAAGAAGCGTATGTACACCGTACCGGTCGAACAGGACGTGCCGGCAAGGAAGGGAAGGCTGTCACGTTTGTGACACCGTTTGAACATGACTTCCTTGCTGGAATTGAAGAACTGATCGGATTTGAAATTCCAAAGGTGGATTTGCCGACACATGAAGAAGTAGAGGCAAAGGCGGAAGCGTTTGATAAAAAGATGCAAAGCCGACCACAAAAGAAAAAACAAAAGAATGCCAAAGTTGATGCCAACATTACGAAGCTCTATTTTAACGGCGGAAAGAAGAAAAAGCTGCGTGCTATTGATTTTGTTGGAACGATCGCAAAAATTCCGGGAATGACCGCTGCAGATATCGGCATTATTACGATTCTGGATACATCTACATTCGTGGAAATTTTAAATGGCAAAGGTAATCTAGTATTAAAAGCGATGAAAACAACACCAATTAAAGGCAAGCAACTGAAAGTCCACATCTCAACGAGCAATAACTAA
- a CDS encoding TrkA C-terminal domain-containing protein has product MEKKIQIKQPKYQVIAEDIAAKIVEKKYVVGEKIYARSSLASQYSVSSETARRAIAVLQDLNIVEATKGSGVVIVSYENAAKYIQRLTGVKSIRDLQKQLTDSIDRQIDELHHFQDTLGEMVNRTSRYQSINPFVPFQIDITDNCPFLSKNVGEINFWQETGATIIGIKKDHELIVSPGPYATLSAGDTLFFIGKEECYSNVKHFLQLESNNFQSE; this is encoded by the coding sequence ATGGAGAAGAAAATCCAAATTAAGCAGCCTAAATATCAAGTGATAGCAGAAGATATTGCCGCTAAAATTGTTGAAAAAAAATATGTTGTCGGGGAGAAGATTTATGCCCGTTCGTCACTGGCATCTCAATACAGTGTTTCGTCTGAAACCGCCAGAAGAGCGATTGCTGTTCTGCAGGATTTAAATATAGTAGAAGCGACAAAGGGGAGCGGTGTTGTCATCGTTTCCTATGAAAACGCGGCTAAATACATTCAGCGTTTAACAGGTGTTAAATCGATAAGAGATTTGCAAAAGCAATTAACTGATAGTATTGACCGCCAAATAGACGAATTGCATCATTTCCAGGATACATTAGGAGAAATGGTCAACCGGACAAGCCGCTATCAATCGATAAACCCGTTCGTACCTTTTCAAATTGATATCACTGATAATTGTCCATTCCTATCTAAAAATGTTGGTGAGATCAATTTCTGGCAGGAAACAGGTGCTACAATAATAGGAATCAAAAAAGATCATGAGCTAATTGTTTCGCCTGGGCCATATGCAACATTATCCGCCGGAGATACATTATTTTTTATTGGTAAAGAAGAATGCTATTCGAATGTAAAACACTTTTTACAACTAGAAAGTAACAACTTTCAATCAGAATAG
- a CDS encoding ABC transporter permease, whose protein sequence is MSKILNLATPLPVAEKVEDLMDIVTDTFSAQFRFIQNNGEDLMDLVTSGLTAIPPYVFILIIAVLAFFATGKKFGLAIFSIIGLLFILNQGLWDQLMNTFTLVLFSSLIAIVIGIPLGILMSKSKVLEEILKPILDFMQTMPGFVYLIPAVAFFGIGVVPGVFASVIFALPPTVRFTNLGIRQVPTHLIEAADSYGSTFTQKLVKVELPLSRSTIMAGINQTVLLSLSMVVIASMIGAPGLGREVLSALQRAQIGNGFVAGISLVIFAIIVDRLTQSLNKEKSNGGK, encoded by the coding sequence ATGAGTAAAATTTTAAATTTAGCAACGCCATTACCGGTAGCGGAAAAAGTTGAAGATTTGATGGATATAGTTACAGACACTTTTTCAGCCCAATTCCGTTTTATTCAAAATAATGGTGAAGATCTGATGGATCTGGTTACATCCGGATTAACAGCTATTCCGCCGTATGTATTTATTTTAATCATTGCCGTGTTAGCATTTTTCGCAACAGGTAAAAAATTCGGCTTAGCCATCTTTTCAATCATTGGTTTACTGTTCATATTGAACCAAGGCTTATGGGATCAGCTTATGAATACTTTTACACTCGTGCTGTTTTCTAGTTTAATCGCGATTGTAATCGGTATTCCCCTTGGAATCCTCATGTCAAAATCAAAAGTATTAGAAGAAATTTTGAAACCAATTTTAGACTTTATGCAAACAATGCCTGGATTCGTTTATTTAATTCCAGCTGTTGCATTTTTCGGAATTGGTGTCGTACCAGGTGTATTTGCCTCAGTAATCTTCGCATTACCACCAACTGTACGTTTTACAAATCTCGGTATCCGTCAAGTTCCGACTCATTTAATCGAAGCGGCGGATTCTTATGGTAGTACTTTCACTCAAAAATTAGTGAAAGTGGAACTGCCACTATCAAGATCTACAATTATGGCCGGTATTAACCAAACGGTATTATTATCGCTATCAATGGTCGTTATTGCCTCAATGATCGGTGCACCGGGTTTAGGCCGTGAAGTATTATCGGCTCTACAACGAGCGCAAATCGGTAATGGGTTTGTTGCGGGGATCAGTCTAGTAATCTTTGCTATTATTGTAGACCGTTTAACACAAAGTTTAAATAAAGAAAAATCAAATGGGGGAAAGTAA
- a CDS encoding TetR/AcrR family transcriptional regulator: MNQRKRQVLDSALQLFIEKGFHETSIQDILDKALISKGTFYNYFSSKVECFKAIMEQTRYEASLLRHEMLLNQDITDENLLLEQILVLMQINKKQNLISVFENIFQSNDKELRHLLERYRLLEIEWVSNRFTDIFGEEVRPYSLELAIIYFAMVHHLTYSHRLFYSEMIDQKKILQIALRNVKAIYPIMLENGEILVTQDALQLVEEKTIYQSITKNDLIEKVKGFLDQLKLDTDNIVGAQFTESILDELQRKELRLPVIETLLKPFRESFANTLHAGENVELANLLWYFIKNVDQK; the protein is encoded by the coding sequence ATGAATCAACGAAAAAGACAGGTACTTGATAGTGCATTGCAGCTTTTTATCGAAAAAGGCTTTCATGAAACATCAATACAAGACATTTTAGACAAAGCGCTTATTTCAAAAGGGACATTTTATAATTATTTTTCTTCTAAAGTGGAATGTTTTAAGGCGATTATGGAACAGACCCGGTACGAAGCAAGCTTATTACGCCATGAAATGCTGCTGAATCAAGATATTACCGATGAAAACTTATTATTGGAACAAATTCTCGTTCTTATGCAAATCAACAAAAAACAAAACTTAATATCCGTGTTCGAAAATATTTTCCAGTCGAACGACAAGGAGCTCCGTCATTTATTGGAACGCTATCGCCTATTGGAAATTGAGTGGGTATCCAATCGTTTCACAGATATTTTTGGCGAAGAGGTCCGCCCCTATTCACTTGAGCTTGCCATTATTTATTTTGCGATGGTTCACCATTTAACCTATTCCCACCGCCTCTTCTACAGTGAAATGATCGACCAGAAGAAAATATTGCAAATAGCACTTCGCAATGTGAAAGCAATTTATCCTATTATGTTGGAAAATGGTGAAATCCTCGTTACACAGGACGCCCTTCAACTAGTGGAAGAGAAAACAATTTACCAGTCGATTACAAAGAACGATTTAATCGAAAAGGTTAAGGGCTTCCTTGATCAGTTAAAACTGGATACTGACAATATAGTGGGTGCACAATTCACTGAAAGTATACTGGATGAGCTGCAGCGTAAAGAGCTGCGTCTTCCGGTTATCGAAACATTGCTTAAGCCTTTCCGCGAATCATTCGCAAACACACTGCACGCCGGGGAAAATGTCGAGCTTGCAAATTTATTATGGTACTTTATCAAAAACGTGGACCAGAAGTGA
- a CDS encoding coenzyme F420-0:L-glutamate ligase, with amino-acid sequence MERVVGTVVRGLRGPIINEGDDIVQIVFDTALNAAKTEGFDIEDRDIVTVTESVVARAQGNYAKISDIASDVKAKFGDDTVGVIFPILSRNRFSNILKGIAAGTKKIVLMLSYPSDEVGNHLVSLDELDEKGINPWTDVLTEAEFRGHFGFNKHTFTGVDYIEYYKELIVEQGAEVEVIFSNNAKTILDYTESILTCDIHSRFRTKRILKAAGAEKVYGLDNILAESVNGSGFNSKYGLLGSNKSTEDGVKLFPDNCQPIVDDIQAKILAATGKLVEVMIYGDGAFKDPVGQIWELADPVVSPAYTPGLDGTPNEIKLKYLADNDFANLHGEELKDAIKEYINNKEEDLTGNMAAQGTTPRKLTDLIGSLSDLTSGSGDKGTPMIYIQGYFDNYTK; translated from the coding sequence TTGGAACGTGTAGTAGGTACGGTTGTACGAGGTCTTCGTGGCCCAATTATTAATGAAGGGGACGATATTGTTCAAATCGTTTTTGATACAGCGTTAAATGCTGCAAAGACAGAAGGCTTTGACATTGAAGATCGTGATATTGTGACAGTGACAGAATCTGTTGTTGCACGTGCACAAGGTAACTACGCTAAAATTTCAGATATCGCATCTGATGTAAAAGCTAAATTCGGTGATGACACTGTAGGTGTAATTTTCCCGATTCTTTCGCGTAACCGCTTCTCGAACATTTTAAAAGGAATTGCAGCAGGTACAAAGAAAATCGTTCTTATGCTAAGCTATCCATCTGATGAAGTGGGTAACCATTTAGTATCATTGGATGAGCTTGATGAAAAAGGGATCAACCCATGGACTGATGTATTGACAGAAGCTGAATTCCGTGGTCATTTCGGTTTTAACAAACATACATTTACAGGTGTAGACTACATCGAATATTATAAAGAATTAATCGTTGAGCAAGGTGCGGAAGTTGAAGTCATCTTCTCGAACAATGCAAAAACGATTCTAGATTATACGGAAAGCATTTTAACATGCGATATTCACTCTCGCTTCCGTACAAAACGTATTTTAAAAGCTGCTGGTGCAGAAAAAGTTTATGGTCTTGATAATATTTTAGCTGAATCTGTAAACGGATCTGGCTTCAACTCTAAATACGGATTACTTGGATCAAATAAATCGACAGAAGATGGCGTGAAATTATTCCCGGACAACTGTCAGCCAATCGTTGATGACATCCAGGCTAAAATTTTAGCAGCTACAGGAAAACTTGTAGAAGTAATGATTTACGGTGATGGTGCATTTAAAGATCCAGTCGGCCAAATTTGGGAGCTTGCAGACCCTGTTGTATCACCTGCTTACACGCCAGGTCTTGACGGTACTCCGAACGAAATCAAGTTGAAGTATTTAGCGGACAATGATTTCGCTAACCTGCATGGTGAAGAGCTGAAAGATGCGATCAAAGAATATATCAACAATAAAGAAGAAGATTTAACTGGTAATATGGCTGCACAAGGTACAACGCCTCGTAAGCTGACAGATTTAATTGGTTCATTATCTGACTTAACTTCCGGTTCAGGCGATAAAGGAACACCAATGATCTACATCCAAGGTTATTTCGATAATTATACAAAATAA
- a CDS encoding LysR family transcriptional regulator gives MIIKLEAYRIFNEVSRSKSFSKAAIALYMTQPAVSQSISKLEKELDTVLFNRTPKGVTLTEEGELLHEYVNSALGILDAGEEKIAEFKNLRTGVLRIGVGDTISRYFLLPYLEAFHIKYPGIKLKVLNGTTNEILAFIKSGEADLGICNLPIQDPQLQVIPCKEIHDIFVCGQKYKNLSKKPIRLDMLMKLPLIFLEKKANSRNYVENYLKEQGYTISPEFELGSHDLVLEFAKINLGVASVTKEFAIDYLDKGLLYEIELQQPIPKRNLGIVHLKNVSLSKATRKFIAIVDPGIIH, from the coding sequence ATGATAATAAAGTTGGAGGCATATCGCATTTTTAATGAAGTGAGCCGAAGCAAAAGTTTTTCAAAGGCAGCAATTGCTTTATATATGACACAGCCTGCCGTTAGCCAGTCTATTTCAAAACTTGAGAAAGAACTTGATACAGTGTTATTTAACAGAACACCAAAAGGGGTAACCTTAACAGAAGAAGGTGAATTGTTACATGAATATGTCAATTCAGCTCTTGGTATTTTAGACGCAGGTGAAGAAAAAATCGCCGAATTTAAAAATTTGCGTACAGGCGTTTTGCGTATTGGAGTCGGGGATACGATCTCAAGATACTTTTTACTGCCTTATTTAGAGGCGTTCCATATTAAATATCCTGGCATTAAACTAAAGGTTTTAAACGGGACTACGAATGAAATATTAGCTTTTATTAAATCAGGGGAAGCGGATTTGGGCATATGTAACTTGCCGATTCAAGATCCACAGCTTCAAGTTATCCCTTGTAAGGAAATTCATGATATATTTGTGTGCGGACAAAAATATAAAAATTTATCTAAAAAGCCAATTCGCCTTGATATGCTCATGAAGCTGCCATTAATTTTTTTGGAGAAAAAGGCAAACTCCCGTAATTATGTGGAAAACTATTTAAAAGAACAAGGCTACACAATTTCACCTGAATTCGAGTTAGGCTCACATGATTTAGTATTGGAATTTGCAAAAATTAATTTAGGCGTCGCAAGTGTAACAAAGGAGTTTGCGATCGATTACTTGGATAAAGGGCTTTTATATGAAATTGAGCTCCAACAGCCAATTCCTAAGCGTAATTTAGGAATTGTCCATTTGAAAAATGTTTCACTTTCAAAAGCAACGAGAAAATTTATCGCTATTGTTGATCCGGGAATCATTCATTAA